Genomic DNA from Blastocatellia bacterium:
TTGTAATCGGCTGGCACGGTGAACAGGGCATCGTCCAACTTTTTCCGCTCGATCTTGGTGGCTTCCATGGTCATTGTGACCTTGCCGCCTTCAGTTGCTGTGATCTTCAACGGAAACGCGCCGCCCGACAAGAACTTGACCCATTCGGGATGAGCTGCGGCAGCCGCCAGCATCTTCGGACTGAACATGAGATTCTTCATCGGGCCGAAGCCGCCTATCTTGCTGCCCGTGCCAAAATAACCGAGTCCCTTGGCGACACACATGTCAATCTCTTGCTGGTCGCCCATGAGCCAGTGCTCACACTGATAGCCGGCGATTGTCTCGGTCTTACCCGTTGGTGTGAGCTTAGGAAACTCGAACTCTTTACTCTCTTGATCCGCAGCGCCCATTTGTTCGGCCATCTTTCTCATCTCTTCGAGGTTCATGGTCACGTACATTTTCTGTTGCGGAATGAGCGTGGTCATTTCCCCTTTGGCCATGTCCATGAGCATCACAGCCTGAGCCTCAGGCACATCGCCCATATTCGTCTCCATACGAGTCCGCTCGCCTTTCAGATAAAACGTCATGCCCATCGGTTGTGCTCTGTCAGGAGTGCTCAGTTTCATCTCGACCAGCCCTTCAAATTCGCCTGCGCCTTCAATGGCATGTTTGACAGCCGATGTCACTGCTGATGTGGTAGACGGCGCGCCAGAGTCCGTTTGCTGATCGCTCTTGCAAGCACTGGCAAATGCCGCTGTCATGATGAGAACGATGAATAAGCAGACCGTCCGCAGCAGATGAGTCGCGGGCGTATAGTCAATCGCGCGTTGTTGAAGCATGAGAATTCTCCTTTTCGCGGTAATTCAAATACACAGCGACGTGATTATATCCGGTGAGTCTTCGTTCGACAAACGTAACATGGGCCTCGCCGCTCGTTAACCGGTCAGCCGTTAACGAGCGGAAGCAGGCGCAAACGATCCGAGCGGCAACGGTGCCGCGGAACTATTCACACAACGACGACAGTCGTCCGGCAACTCAACATGAAACACAAAGGCACCAAGTATCACAGAGTCTCTCCCCTTTGTTTGCCTGCTCAGAAAAAGTGGCACAGGCGTTTCTGCCTGTGCGCCATTATCATGATCTGTGGCGTGCGGAGCTGATGGGCGATTCCTGACTTTTTCTTGGAGTGTGCCGGCAGAGCGAAGCGGCGACGGCGCTTTGTCACTTGAAAATGAACACTTTCATGCTTCGTGGTGAACGTAAGTTCATGGACGACTCCCTTAAAAATAACCATTTTCATCCTTCGTGGCGAGCTGTTGCATATAGGCGATTCTCTTGTAGCTTCGGCCGCTCATCTTTCGCAGTGATCATGCTGCTCATGAACGTTGCTTTTTACGGCTTGGCCTGATCCCATAGCTCCCGCAATCGGGCGTCGCGGCCACACCCGTAGCGATAGGATTTGTACCTCACGGGGTTTTTCTTATAAAAATCCTGGTGATACTCCTCAGCCGGATAAAAAGTCGTTGCAGGAACAATCTCGGTATAAATGTTCTTGAATCGCTGGCTCAACTTCTGTTTGGATTCTTCGGCCAGTCGCTTTTGTTCTTGATCGTGATAGAAAATTGCTGAGCGGTATTGCTTGCCCACATCGCAAAACTGCCGGTCTTTCACTGTCGGATCAATGTTACGCCAGAATACATCGAGCAACTCAGCATAGCTGATTTTTGTTGGATCGTAGAGAATCTCGACGGCCTCAGCATGGCCAGTATGACCGGCTGAAACTTCCTCGTAGGTTGGGTTTTTCTTAAACCCGCCGGTATAACCGGACTTGACCTCAACCACGCCATCCAATTGTTCAAATGGCGGCTCCATGCACCAGAAACATCCACCAGCGAAGGTCGCTTTGGCAAGCGGCTTGCCGCTGGCTAAGGCTTGTTTGCGAGCCTGCTCCAGGTGGTTGTTTGTAGATGTCGAATAACTATAGACGACCAATGCGCCCAGCAGGGCAAGTCCAAGAGCGAGATACAGTTTTTTCATAGCCAATTCCTCAGCTCAATGAGATATCCAATAAACACGCGTCATACCGAGCCGAACATTCTTTCAGGCTTGCAGGCGCAGCGACCGGCGACGGAACCAACCCGTCAGGCTCAACCGCATGCGCGTTGCCGGCAACACTTCATGGTAAATCGTGTCGCTGCGAAACACAACCAATGTGCCGGCCTGTGGCAATACATCCACGAATCGCTGCGGCTCGTCTTGGCACGGGTAGAGTCGCAAGGCGCCGCCAGCAGCCTCAGGCCAATCAATGTTCAAATAAAGCGATGTCGAAATGAGACGCGCATCGTCGGTGCGAAACCGATCCAGATGCTTTCGGTAAAACGCTCCCGGCGGATAGACTGCATAATGTGCCTCCAGTTCCCTCAATCCCACAAACAACGCCTGATTCAACGCCTCTTTTAATTGTTCCATCTTCATCCAGTACGATGTTTGCGCCGGCGTCAACGCATGTTCGTCCAGCCATCGGATGAAATCTCCGCGAATCTCTGAACGAACCTGTCTCTGTGCGTCTCGTCCGATTGCTGCTTGTAGGAAAAGACCGTTGCGCCACCCGTGCCAGGCCTCGCAGGCCAGGGCTTCAATCTCGGCCATCGAGAAAAGCTCGCGGCTGACTGCCCAATGCTGCTCGGCAAGTTGGTCTATGAGGGGAGCGAATAACCCCACCGGTGTTGAGCCTCCCTGATAGGATATTGCTACCCGGACGCAGGCTCGGTTTTTTGAAGACTCTTGAGCCACTCCCAGTACCCCATCACCGCCATGACAAACAAGATTACGTACAATGTCGCTGAAGGGAGCATCGCTTGACTCACAAACATGCCGACATAGACGACGTTGACCCCGATCCAAAACAGCCAGTTTTCAAGATATTTCTTGGCCAGCATCCACTGCGCAACGAGGCTGAACGCAGTGGCTGCCGAATCCCAATAAGGCAGTGCTGCGTCCGTGCGCCATTTCAGAAACGTTCCTAACACAACAGTCCCGACCAAGCCAAGCCCTGCGCATATCGTCAATTGACGATCACCGACACGGCGCACCGGCAATTTCGTATGTCCCTCGCCGCCATAGAGCCATTGATACCACCCATAGAACTGCAATGCCAGATAGACGGCTTGTAAGCCCATATTGGCGTAGAGTTGCGCTCGCCAGAAGACATATCCATAGAGCGTCACCGCCACAGCGCCAACCGGCCAACACCAGATGCTACGCGCCACAACCAGCGCCACGTTCAACAGCACAAGCAGGGCAGCGATGATTTCCAGTCGGCTCATAATCGTGCGATAGTCAACCTCACGGATTGGGCAACGCGCGTCAGCCAGGCGCTATCGTTGATGAAACAACAATAGCGGGCCGGCCATATAGGATTTTGCGTGTAATGACACTCAAGCTCACCGGTGCATAACACTAATTAGGCAACCGGCTCCATAGGATTTTGCATGTAATGACACCCTGACTCTCTGACCAACTCCAGGGGCATCGCCATTGACGTCGCGCCGGTGTGATGAAGGCTCCCGAACACCTGCTAGACCGCGCTCCTCATACGATTGATTGCAGATGACGCCGCGCCAGTATGACGAGGGCGTCGGTCAGGAATCAACTTCCTTTACTACGATGCAACCGCCATCGGCCAGGCGCGCGCGATGATCTGATTGAATTCCACGCTCGCCGGCAATGTCCCATACAGATGATGGCTCTGATCGCCGAGTCGCGACGCGCAGAATGCGTCGGCCACATAGGACGGGCTGTGTCTGAGCAGGAGCGAACCCTGCAACGCCAGCGCCATCAGGCCGGTGATGCGCCGCGCCCGCAGCTCAGCATCTACTTGATCGCGCACCGCGTCGCGCATTTGATCAATCACTGCATCGAGCCGTGCATCAGCGCCGCGCGCACGTTCCACTTCTTCGATAAACGCTGGCCACGCCTCCGGCTCGCGTCGCAGCGCCCGCAGGACATCGAGGCAAATGACGTTGCCCGAACCTTCCCAGATAGACGAGAGTGGCGCTTCGCGATAGAGCCGCGCCATGATAGATTCCTCGACGTAGCCGTTGCCGCCCAGGCATTGCAACGCTTCGTAGACCATCGCCGGCGCGCGTTGACAAATCCAATACTTCAGCACGGCGGTGGCGAGGCGGGCAAAGACGCGGGCGCGAGGATCATCTCGACTCTCGTCGTAGGCGCGCGCTAGTCGTAACATGCTGACGGTCGCCGCTTCAACTTCAATGGCCAAATCGGCCAACACGTTTTTCATCAGCGGCTGCTCAATCAACAAACGTCCGAAGGCCAAACGATGCGCCGTATGGTGCATCGCTTGAGCCAACGCCTGCCGCATACCAGCGACTGAACCGATAATGCAATCGAGCCGCGTGTGATTGACCATCTCGATAATTGTGGCCACGCCGCGACCATCCTCGCCAACCATCCAGGCGAGCGCTCGATGGTACTCGATTTCACTCGACGCATTTGAGCGATTGCCGAGCTTGTCTTTCAATCGCTGGATGAAGAGCCGATTGCGCGTCCCATCGGGCAACCAGCGCGGCAACAAGAAACACGATAAGCCGTTGTCTGTTTGCGCCAGCGTCAAAAACGCATCGCTCATTGGCGCCGAGCAAAACCATTTGTGGCCGGTTAATTCATAGGCCTGCCCTGGCCCTGAGGCTCCAACTGGCACGGCGCGCGTGGTGTTAGACCGGACATCAGAGCCGCCTTGTTTTTCTGTCATTGCCATGCCGATGAGCGCGCTCTTTTTCTGCTCAGCAGGAATGAAGCGTGGATCATATTCAGTCGAACGCAGCCGCGGTTCCCAGATGGCGGCCAGCTCCGGTTGGCGACGCAGCGAAGGCACGCACGCAAAGGCCATCGAAAGCGGGCACTGCGTGCCGTTTTCCACTTGTCCAAACAGATAGAACATCGCGGCCCGCGCCACATGAGCGCCTGCCCGCGTCTCTTTCCATGGTAGGCAGTGCAACCCGTGCTCCATGCCAATTTTCATCAACTCGTGATACGCCGGATGGTACTCGACTTCATCAATCCGATGACCGAATCGGTCATGCGTTTTCAGCACCGGCGTATTCTTGTTCGCTTGAAAGCCCAATTCGATAAGATGCGGCGTGCCCAACAACGCGCCAAAGGCGCTGATCGTTTCACTGGCCCAACCGGCGCCTTCGCGTTGCACGCCTTCTTTCAAGGCGCAGTCCTGTTCAAAAAGATTGTAATTCTCCAGCTCGGGCGGCTGGT
This window encodes:
- a CDS encoding DUF4412 domain-containing protein, whose protein sequence is MLQQRAIDYTPATHLLRTVCLFIVLIMTAAFASACKSDQQTDSGAPSTTSAVTSAVKHAIEGAGEFEGLVEMKLSTPDRAQPMGMTFYLKGERTRMETNMGDVPEAQAVMLMDMAKGEMTTLIPQQKMYVTMNLEEMRKMAEQMGAADQESKEFEFPKLTPTGKTETIAGYQCEHWLMGDQQEIDMCVAKGLGYFGTGSKIGGFGPMKNLMFSPKMLAAAAAHPEWVKFLSGGAFPLKITATEGGKVTMTMEATKIERKKLDDALFTVPADYKKLSMSAMGEQQ
- the msrA gene encoding peptide-methionine (S)-S-oxide reductase MsrA, with the protein product MKKLYLALGLALLGALVVYSYSTSTNNHLEQARKQALASGKPLAKATFAGGCFWCMEPPFEQLDGVVEVKSGYTGGFKKNPTYEEVSAGHTGHAEAVEILYDPTKISYAELLDVFWRNIDPTVKDRQFCDVGKQYRSAIFYHDQEQKRLAEESKQKLSQRFKNIYTEIVPATTFYPAEEYHQDFYKKNPVRYKSYRYGCGRDARLRELWDQAKP
- a CDS encoding 2OG-Fe(II) oxygenase, which gives rise to MGLFAPLIDQLAEQHWAVSRELFSMAEIEALACEAWHGWRNGLFLQAAIGRDAQRQVRSEIRGDFIRWLDEHALTPAQTSYWMKMEQLKEALNQALFVGLRELEAHYAVYPPGAFYRKHLDRFRTDDARLISTSLYLNIDWPEAAGGALRLYPCQDEPQRFVDVLPQAGTLVVFRSDTIYHEVLPATRMRLSLTGWFRRRSLRLQA
- the pnuC gene encoding nicotinamide riboside transporter PnuC, which encodes MSRLEIIAALLVLLNVALVVARSIWCWPVGAVAVTLYGYVFWRAQLYANMGLQAVYLALQFYGWYQWLYGGEGHTKLPVRRVGDRQLTICAGLGLVGTVVLGTFLKWRTDAALPYWDSAATAFSLVAQWMLAKKYLENWLFWIGVNVVYVGMFVSQAMLPSATLYVILFVMAVMGYWEWLKSLQKTEPASG
- a CDS encoding isovaleryl-CoA dehydrogenase, which translates into the protein MTTHQVSSLIATHEVQNQPPELENYNLFEQDCALKEGVQREGAGWASETISAFGALLGTPHLIELGFQANKNTPVLKTHDRFGHRIDEVEYHPAYHELMKIGMEHGLHCLPWKETRAGAHVARAAMFYLFGQVENGTQCPLSMAFACVPSLRRQPELAAIWEPRLRSTEYDPRFIPAEQKKSALIGMAMTEKQGGSDVRSNTTRAVPVGASGPGQAYELTGHKWFCSAPMSDAFLTLAQTDNGLSCFLLPRWLPDGTRNRLFIQRLKDKLGNRSNASSEIEYHRALAWMVGEDGRGVATIIEMVNHTRLDCIIGSVAGMRQALAQAMHHTAHRLAFGRLLIEQPLMKNVLADLAIEVEAATVSMLRLARAYDESRDDPRARVFARLATAVLKYWICQRAPAMVYEALQCLGGNGYVEESIMARLYREAPLSSIWEGSGNVICLDVLRALRREPEAWPAFIEEVERARGADARLDAVIDQMRDAVRDQVDAELRARRITGLMALALQGSLLLRHSPSYVADAFCASRLGDQSHHLYGTLPASVEFNQIIARAWPMAVAS